The DNA sequence GCCGGTATTCGGCACGGCCGATGTCCTTGAGGTGGGCGTGCTCGGGCCCTACGCCGGGGTAGTCCAGGCCGGCAGAGATCGAGTGCGATTCGGTGGTCTGTCCATCGCCGTCCTGCAGGAGGTACGAGTAGGCGCCTTGGAAAGCACCAGGCGTCCCGCCGGTGAACGTGGCCGCGTGCCTGCCTGTCTCGACGCCGTCCCCGGCCGCTTCGAAACCGACCAGGCGCACGTCTTTGTCGTCGAGGAACGGGTGGAAGATGCCGATGGCATTCGACCCACCACCGATGCAGGCGACCACGGCGTCAGGCAGCCGGCCCACGGCCTGCTGGATCTGCTGGCGCGCCTCGAGACCGATCACACGCTGCAGATCGCGGACCATCATCGGGAAAGGATGGGGCCCGGCCGCGGTGCCGAAGCAGTAGTACGTGTCGTGGGCATTGGTGACCCAGTCGCGCATCGCCTCGTTGATCGCGTCCTTCAGGGTCGCCGAACCGGTCTCTACTGCGACAACCGATGCACCGAGCAACCGCATCCTCGCGACGTTGAGGGCCTGACGTTCGGTGTCGACGCGGCCCATGTAGATGATGCATTCCTGACCCAGCATCGCGCATGCGGTCGCAGTGGCCACCCCGTGCTGACCTGCCCCGGTCTCCGCGATGATCCGGTTCTTGCCCATCTTCTTGGCCAGCAACGCCTGGCCGAGCACGTTGTTGATCTTGTGAGAACCCGTGTGGTTCAAGTCTTCTCGTTTGAGGAAGATACGTGCGCCGCCCGCGAGCTCGGAGAGTCGCCTGGCTTCGTACAGGGGCGATGGTCGCCCGCTGTAGTCGCGTTGGAGACGGTCGAGTTCACCGAGGAACTCGTCGTCGGTGCGCACCTTCTCGTAGGCCGCGGTCACTTCTTCGATGACGGCCATCAGCGCTTCGGGGACGTGCCGCCACCGTAGACACCGAAGTGCCCGCCGCGGTCGGGTTCGAGAGAGGTGCGGGTGACCAGGCCGGCACTGGCCGGTGGCAGGTCGGAGGCGGGCTGAGATGAGGTTGATGCAGAAGACGAAGACGTCATGTTGCGGCGAAGGCCTAACGGACTGGTTTGGGACAGGACGGGTGGGTTCCGGCGGTCACCAGTTCGGATACCGCGGCGCGCGGGTCACCTGAGGTGACCAGCCCCTCCCCGACCAGCACGGCGTCTGCGCCGGCACCGGCGTAGGCCAGCAGGTCGGCGGTGCCGCGTACTCCGGACTCGGCGATCCGGATGACCTCGGTGGGCAGGCCGGGAGCGATGCGCGCAAAGCTGTCCCGGTCGACTTCGAGGGTCTTGAGATTGCGGGCATTGACGCCCACGACCGACGCACCGGCCTGCAGTGCCCGGTCGGCTTCTTCTTCGGTGTGAACCTCGACCAACGCCGTCATGCCCAACGACTCGGTGCGGTCGAGCAACGACGCCAGCACGTTCTGTTCGAGTGCGGCGACGATGAGCAGGATGACATCGGCGCCATGAGCCCGAGCCTCGTGGATCTGATACGGCCCCACGATGAAGTCTTTGCGGAGAACCGGCACCTGCACGGCGGCGCGCACCGCGTCCAGATCGGCGAGCGAACCCCGGAACTTGCGCTCCTCGGTGAGCACACTGATGATCCGGGCACCACCGGACTCGTACGCGGTGGCCAGGGCGGCCGGATCGATGATGTCGGCCAGGTCACCCTTGGACGGACTCGCCCGCTTCACCTCGGCGATGACACCGATTCCGGGCTCGTGCAATGCCGCCTTGGCGTCTTTGGGTTCCGGCGCCTTGGCCGACGCGGCCTTGATGGACGCGAAGTCGATCACGGACTCACGGGCGGCGACGTCGGCTTTCACCCCGGCAAGTATCGAGTCAAGGACGGTTTGCGTGCTCATGATCAACCCCTTTCTCACGCTACTGGCGAGGTTGCGCAGAACACGCCAACGGCCACAGCTGCTCGTGATTTCCGTACACAAAGGGTAGCTGCGCTGCCATACCCGTCGGATTCGGGGTACCGGCCCGGGACGTGAGACGCGTCACGGTTGCCGATCGGACGGACCGACGGTCGGATCGTCGCCTGTGTCGAGGGCGTCCCAGAGCATGCGTTCGTTGTTCGGCGCACCGTCCGCGGCCGCCTCGGTGGACGAGGTGCGTCCGCCCTCCTGGGGGGCGTCCGAGCCGGTGACTCGCCCCGACTTCTTGTCGGCCTCCCGCTTGGCGAACACCTGTTCCTCGAGCTCGGCCCGGCGTGCCGCAGGCGATTTGTACTTCGACGACATGGGGGCATCCAGGGCGGCGGTCTGCAGCATGACCACGGCCCCGAGCACTGCTGCCAGCGCACCGAGAAGCACGACTATGCCTGGCAGGACCGAGGTATCGACCTCGAGTGGCTGATACCGCGCCGGCATGTCGATCACCTTCGCGGCGTAGGTCGTGTGGTCATCGCCGGTGAGAAGGGTGATCGCGGGCAGGATCCCGAGGACGGCAATGGCCGCGACGATGACGGCGGCGATTCGCAGCGCCCACCCACGCAGGGAGGCGGCCGCGGCGATCCCGGCCAGAAGGACGATCGCGAGCGGGGTCAACAGCAGCGTCCAGTCCGACCCTTTGACCGTGAATGTGCGAGGCGGAGCCATGCCGTCTGCCGCGATCAGTTCGGCCCACGTCATGCGCGACGCGGCCCAGAACGCGACCGCCGCCACTCCGAGCAGAACGGCGATGACGCCGAGGCGCCGGCCACGTCCACCACCGCGATGGCCGGCCACCGCCTCATCGGAGGGCAGGTCGCCGGGGTGCGTCTTATCGCCCGGTTCGGTCATCGGTCGCCACCCACTCGTGACATCGTCTC is a window from the Williamsia sp. DF01-3 genome containing:
- a CDS encoding Trp biosynthesis-associated membrane protein — translated: MTEPGDKTHPGDLPSDEAVAGHRGGGRGRRLGVIAVLLGVAAVAFWAASRMTWAELIAADGMAPPRTFTVKGSDWTLLLTPLAIVLLAGIAAAASLRGWALRIAAVIVAAIAVLGILPAITLLTGDDHTTYAAKVIDMPARYQPLEVDTSVLPGIVVLLGALAAVLGAVVMLQTAALDAPMSSKYKSPAARRAELEEQVFAKREADKKSGRVTGSDAPQEGGRTSSTEAAADGAPNNERMLWDALDTGDDPTVGPSDRQP
- the trpC gene encoding indole-3-glycerol phosphate synthase TrpC produces the protein MSTQTVLDSILAGVKADVAARESVIDFASIKAASAKAPEPKDAKAALHEPGIGVIAEVKRASPSKGDLADIIDPAALATAYESGGARIISVLTEERKFRGSLADLDAVRAAVQVPVLRKDFIVGPYQIHEARAHGADVILLIVAALEQNVLASLLDRTESLGMTALVEVHTEEEADRALQAGASVVGVNARNLKTLEVDRDSFARIAPGLPTEVIRIAESGVRGTADLLAYAGAGADAVLVGEGLVTSGDPRAAVSELVTAGTHPSCPKPVR